Part of the Nicotiana sylvestris chromosome 2, ASM39365v2, whole genome shotgun sequence genome, ACAACTTCAGGCGCCTCCTTTTTCCTGCTATGTGTGCGCTCCTTTCTTTTCTATTCTTTATTCTATTCTTCATTTTTTGTAATTTGTAGTATATTTTACTGCTGATTTGCTCATAGTGACTGCCCTTTTTGTTGAAACAGCGTTTTAGaacttttcttcatctattttatAATTCATTATCTGTATTTATTATATTTGTAATGAATTCAGATTGATCCAGGAATGAAATATCAAATAGCAAGCTGATTGCGGCTTTATTGATACAATTCTTACACTAAGCTTTGAAAGTTGAACTATTATGATGAAGCTTTGAAACTTAAGCTAGTACGACTGTAGGACAAAAACTTTAGTTTATTTAGCGCCGAAGGTTTtacaaataaactaaataacttcagcatcttatgctgaagtttttgaaaaagctttatgacaaaactaatgaattcaggacaaaacttcagcttatttagtgctgaagtttttacaaatgaactaaataacttcagcatcttctgctgaagtttttgaaaaaagctttatgacaaaactaatgaatccaggacaaaacttcagcttatttagtgatgaagtttttacaaatgaactaaataactttagcatcttctgcttaaatttttgaaaaagctttataacaaaactattgaatccaggacaaaacttcagctaaaacatgctgaagtttagcaaatagagaacaaaatttCAGCTAGTAGAATGCTTAAGTCCTGCAATTACAAACAACTTCAGgctcgtctactagaatgctgaagtttgcaTGATTGTCTTTGCTGCTTCAGGCCCGTATGCCTGAAGTTTACGCGAAAAGTGGGTATGCTTGCAAAAAAAATTTGCAAAGCAGGTATAAGTTAAAACGTgatccaaaaagcgggtatagttGCAAATCCCCCAAGTTTCTCCAATTAAAACGTTGGTTTAGAATTACTTATACCAAATCCAACCATAACTAGGTTCTTCATTATATTATGCATTACATTATATATACACAAACAGCCAACCTTCTCAAGTTGCCTTCCAATATACTTACTACCTTTGCCCTTCATTACGTATCTACAACTATAGACGATGGCGACGCCGACGGTGACAGTCATCAGATCGGATTTATCAGGTGTGGGTatatcagatcaacggcttcgtCAGAATGGATTCACCAGAACTAGAATAATCGATGTGGTTCCGATAAGATCATCACCGCCAAATTTCGGAGCCGCTCAGAATGAGGGGCCTTCACTACCAGCGACCAAGGCATCAATAGAGGCACTGCCAATTATTCAAATTGTAGAACATGAAGAAGAATGTGCTATTTGTTTGTTGGAGTTTCAAGTCGGGGAAAAAACTAAAGAGATGCCATGTAAACATCGTTATCATTCGAATTGTATTAACAAGTGGTTGGAGAGACATGGATCGTGTCCAGTTTGTAGGTATAAGTTGCCTGTGGAGAGACCGGAATTAGTTAGCAGTAGCATTAATCACTATCCTTTAGAATTTAGTGACACCCTCTTAGCTCATCGTATTCAATGACAGAATTTTGAGTTTATGTGCTTTGGATTCTAAAAGATACAGCTTAGTGGGttttaaataaattattttgACATAGTAAGTGAATTTGTTAACACAAATATAGGATTTTGGCCAAAATTATTAGGTTATACCAAACTTGTAGCTACAATTCTAGCTTCTCCGCCCTTGATTATGATTAAATCTTGTGGATTATTAGAAAAGCTCTTATTTACTTTGTACACAATGGATTTGAGTTTTAAGTTCATCTTGTTTTGTATTGGATTGAAGTTCAATAGAGTTTTTCAAACTGTGTGATCAGAATAAATAATACTAGTATGATTTGCAAATCAATGTTTATTTTTTGATTTGGTCTATTAGTTCAATTTCCACTTAAAATAGTGAATTTAAAGTTTGAAAAATTGATTTGAAGAATAtttcaagtgaaataatactcttttttcaatttcaacttcaaatatttttttttaattaaaccaAATATTGTCTAAGCCCCTACATAGTAACACCTATTTTCTTCTAAAAGTATGAATTTAAAGTATTTGATGAAATGCATAACAAAATATTTATGTTTTAAAATGTGAGCTTGTCAGAACAAGTGTTTtgcacttttttttttgttttccgcCCGGTATTCGGTATCCTCGTTGGAGCCCGAATATATTTGGATTCGCGCCGCGTAGGGCCCCATTCGGGGGGAAGCGCTCTTTACCAAAGGATTTTTCATACTAGGGCTCGAACCCGAGACATCTAGTTAAGGGAGGAGGAGTTCCATACACTGCATCACATCCTTTGGTGGTAAGTGTTTTGCACTTTTGCAAGTTGATGTATTTGCGACAAAGGCTTCGATAGAGGCACGGCCAATTGTTGAAAttttacaagaagaagaagagaggactGAATGTGCTATTTGTTTGTTGGAATTTCAAGTTGGGGAAAAAACTAAAGAGATACCATGTAAACATCGTTATCATGTCCAGTTTGTAGGTATAAGATGCTTGTGGAAAGACTGGAATTAGTTAGCAGTAGCATTAATCAGTATCCTTTAGAACCTGACATGGATGAAGTACGTACGGATACATATGGACAATATTATGGACGTcttaattttctgattttaatTCATCTGCTTAGAATCCTATAGTGATATAAATTTCTTGGTATGTTGATCACTGCAGAGCAATTCAATGAGGGTTTAAATAGAGCTGTCATGACTATGAGAAAAGGAGAAGAAGCAGTAGCGACAATCCGCTTGGACTATTTGTCAAGTAGAAGAATTAGCTACTTCAAACTCCTCCTTGCTTTATAAGatcaaattttagtttatgcatCAGCAATTTATCTTAAATTAGCATCAGTATTCAGTTTTTTATACATTCTTTAGAGAATAATGCATATCTTCGAAGTCTACTAAAAAGATATTCTGATCCCTGATCACAATGTGACGAGCTACTCAATATCTttcttctcattattgtttatccTACCGTAATCGTGTTAGTTTTTCTCTAATTCTTAATTATTTCCAAAGTAAAAATATTAATATGTAATAATCTAGTAATATAATGAAGAATTAATGTTGTTCTATACCCTGTGATGTGGGTCTTATATCTAGTGGGCCTTTGGACATAATAATTgtaaa contains:
- the LOC104228243 gene encoding E3 ubiquitin-protein ligase SIRP1-like; translated protein: MATPTVTVIRSDLSGVGISDQRLRQNGFTRTRIIDVVPIRSSPPNFGAAQNEGPSLPATKASIEALPIIQIVEHEEECAICLLEFQVGEKTKEMPCKHRYHSNCINKWLERHGSCPVCRYKLPVERPELVSSSINHYPLEFSDTLLAHRIQ